Proteins encoded by one window of Vespula pensylvanica isolate Volc-1 chromosome 6, ASM1446617v1, whole genome shotgun sequence:
- the LOC122630126 gene encoding transcriptional repressor p66-beta-like isoform X3, whose product METMELDGDAVVDLSVSSGRRNSPSINTNSGDAGVPLDLGVHFSTSSNLESNMPEARNIQNAARGILAPKSGDDRRTRRNLRPRIERSYAESPDEPRINGYLNGNTSDSDEGRITNNISSNTADMPPLLPIKELSSDELAERERTLRKLKEELRSEEMKLVLLKKLRQSQQLKENIAAVPKVPSKLPPPVTVQPTPHGHRTGKAPPPLLRGQPAPSRSSSLHAPPPGMLLPPTTGRSSTSSTGMPPNMVIPQPPHPRSRPPSATPSVPTYHAPADRTERSTKDPTPTPAHQLLVGSQENKTTASLNTPVISEQDRSREDNQTPAQRQAAAKLALRKQLEKTLLQIPPPKPPPPEMHFVPNPSNTEFIYLVGLEHVVDFITKEPAIPPPPEPFECTQCKTDFTPVWKWEKPVGSGKKEGPRGQHATFQRPPAGRDPRVICEHCVTSNVKKALKAEHTNRLKTAFVKALQQEQEIEQRLAQAACPSPDPPAPKVVPKAATPTRRIATPPAPPPQVPPAPTLTPTPPAPKLQEHPLVKLAESGKFSPHHAATAAALQQQLLRELAKNPVAGLPHQPLPAHMMPPFTSILYPYQLAMAQATGGKGLVELQRQAADLQRQYLLDMIPSQASQAQGNQAPPRAHPHNWKT is encoded by the exons ATGGAAACCATGGAGTTGGATGGTGATGCTGTAGTTGATCTGAGCGTAAG CAGTGGCAGGAGGAATTCCCCATCTATAAATACTAATTCAGGTGATGCAGGAGTGCCCTTGGATCTTGGAGTTCATTTCTCCACAAGTTCTAATTTAGAAAGTAATATGCCAGAAGCTCGTAACATTCAAAATGCAGCAAGAGGCATATTGGCTCCAAAATCGGGAGACGATCGGAGGACTCGTCGTAATCTTAGACCAAGAATTGAAAGAAGTTACGCGGAGAGTCCTGACGAGCCTAGAATAAATGGATATCTAAATGGAAATACATCGGATAGCGATGAAG GtcgaattacaaataatatttcttcaaacACAGCTGATATGCCACCATTGCTTCCAATCAAAGAACTATCTTCAGATGAATTGGCTGAACGCGAAAGGACATTGAGAAAACTGAAGGAGGAGCTACGATCTGAGGAAATGAAATTGGTACTGCTAAAAAAGCTGAGACAGTCTCAAcaattaaaagagaatattgCGGCAGTTCCCAAAGTTCCCAGCAAATTGCCACCACCAGTAACAGTACAACCAACACCTCATGG GCATAGAACAGGGAAAGCACCACCGCCATTACTGAGAGGGCAACCGGCACcaagtagaagtagtagtctTCACGCGCCACCACCTGGAATGTTATTACCACCTACAACTGGACGTAGTTCTACTTCAAGTACTGGAATGCCTCCTAATATGGTAATACCTCAACCACCGCATCCTCGGAGTAGACCACCTAGTGCAACGCCGAGTGTGCCAACTTATCATGCTCCGGCTGATAGAACTGAACGCTCCACAAAAGATCCTACCCCTACACCAGCGCATCAA CTGCTTGTTGGAtctcaagaaaataaaaccaCAGCATCTTTAAATACGCCCGTAATTTCGGAACAG GATAGATCCAGAGAGGATAATCAAACTCCCGCACAGCGGCAGGCTGCTGCTAAGTTGGCTTTAAGAAAACAACTGGAGAAAACTCTTTTGCAAATACCACCACCGAAACCTCCACCACCGGAAATGCATTTTGTACCGAATCCTTCGAACACAGAGTTTATTTATCTGGTTGGCTTGGAGCATGTGGttgattttattacgaaagaacCTGCTATACCCCCTCCTCCTGAGCCGTTTGAATGTACACAGTGTAAAACAGACTTTACGCCTGTTTGGAAGTGGGAAAAACCAGTAGGTAGTGGCAAAAAAGAAGGTCCACGTGGACAGCATGCCACGTTCCAACGACCTCCAGCAGGTCGAGATCCTAGAGTCATCTGTGAACATTGTGTTACGTCCAATGTTAAGAAAGCTCTCAAAGCAGAACATACAAATCG ATTAAAGACTGCTTTTGTAAAAGCTCTACAGCAAGAGCAAGAAATCGAACAAAGGCTTGCTCAAGCAGCGTGTCCAAGTCCAGATCCACCAGCTCCAAAAGTAGTCCCGAAAGCGGCTACTCCTACAAGAAGAATAGCGACAcctcctgctcctcctcctcagGTGCCGCCGGCACCTACGCTTACGCCAACACCACCTGCGCCCAAACTGCAGGAACACCCGTTAGTTAAACTGGCTGAAAGTGGAAAGTTTAGCCCTCATCATGCGGCTACTGCAGCTGCTTTACAACAGCAATTGTTAAGAG AACTGGCAAAGAATCCCGTAGCAGGCTTACCGCATCAGCCTCTTCCTGCACACATGATGCCTCCGTTTACTTCGATATTATACCCGTATCAGCTCGCAATGGCACAGGCTACTGGAGGTAAAGGCCTCGTTGAATTGCAACGGCAAGCAGCGGATCTTCAACGTCAGTACCTGCTCGATATGATTCCATCGCAAGCATCACAAGCACAGGGCAACCAAGCTCCACCAAGAGCTCATCCGCATAATTGGAAAACGTAA
- the LOC122630126 gene encoding transcriptional repressor p66-beta-like isoform X2, with protein sequence MSTSTRVCGFPVVEGMETMELDGDAVVDLSVSSGRRNSPSINTNSGDAGVPLDLGVHFSTSSNLESNMPEARNIQNAARGILAPKSGDDRRTRRNLRPRIERSYAESPDEPRINGYLNGNTSDSDEGRITNNISSNTADMPPLLPIKELSSDELAERERTLRKLKEELRSEEMKLVLLKKLRQSQQLKENIAAVPKVPSKLPPPVTVQPTPHGHRTGKAPPPLLRGQPAPSRSSSLHAPPPGMLLPPTTGRSSTSSTGMPPNMVIPQPPHPRSRPPSATPSVPTYHAPADRTERSTKDPTPTPAHQLLVGSQENKTTASLNTPVISEQDRSREDNQTPAQRQAAAKLALRKQLEKTLLQIPPPKPPPPEMHFVPNPSNTEFIYLVGLEHVVDFITKEPAIPPPPEPFECTQCKTDFTPVWKWEKPVGSGKKEGPRGQHATFQRPPAGRDPRVICEHCVTSNVKKALKAEHTNRLKTAFVKALQQEQEIEQRLAQAACPSPDPPAPKVVPKAATPTRRIATPPAPPPQVPPAPTLTPTPPAPKLQEHPLVKLAESGKFSPHHAATAAALQQQLLRELAKNPVAGLPHQPLPAHMMPPFTSILYPYQLAMAQATGGKGLVELQRQAADLQRQYLLDMIPSQASQAQGNQAPPRAHPHNWKT encoded by the exons ATGTCGACGAGCACGCGTGTGTGTGG ATTCCCAGTGGTCGAAGGAATGGAAACCATGGAGTTGGATGGTGATGCTGTAGTTGATCTGAGCGTAAG CAGTGGCAGGAGGAATTCCCCATCTATAAATACTAATTCAGGTGATGCAGGAGTGCCCTTGGATCTTGGAGTTCATTTCTCCACAAGTTCTAATTTAGAAAGTAATATGCCAGAAGCTCGTAACATTCAAAATGCAGCAAGAGGCATATTGGCTCCAAAATCGGGAGACGATCGGAGGACTCGTCGTAATCTTAGACCAAGAATTGAAAGAAGTTACGCGGAGAGTCCTGACGAGCCTAGAATAAATGGATATCTAAATGGAAATACATCGGATAGCGATGAAG GtcgaattacaaataatatttcttcaaacACAGCTGATATGCCACCATTGCTTCCAATCAAAGAACTATCTTCAGATGAATTGGCTGAACGCGAAAGGACATTGAGAAAACTGAAGGAGGAGCTACGATCTGAGGAAATGAAATTGGTACTGCTAAAAAAGCTGAGACAGTCTCAAcaattaaaagagaatattgCGGCAGTTCCCAAAGTTCCCAGCAAATTGCCACCACCAGTAACAGTACAACCAACACCTCATGG GCATAGAACAGGGAAAGCACCACCGCCATTACTGAGAGGGCAACCGGCACcaagtagaagtagtagtctTCACGCGCCACCACCTGGAATGTTATTACCACCTACAACTGGACGTAGTTCTACTTCAAGTACTGGAATGCCTCCTAATATGGTAATACCTCAACCACCGCATCCTCGGAGTAGACCACCTAGTGCAACGCCGAGTGTGCCAACTTATCATGCTCCGGCTGATAGAACTGAACGCTCCACAAAAGATCCTACCCCTACACCAGCGCATCAA CTGCTTGTTGGAtctcaagaaaataaaaccaCAGCATCTTTAAATACGCCCGTAATTTCGGAACAG GATAGATCCAGAGAGGATAATCAAACTCCCGCACAGCGGCAGGCTGCTGCTAAGTTGGCTTTAAGAAAACAACTGGAGAAAACTCTTTTGCAAATACCACCACCGAAACCTCCACCACCGGAAATGCATTTTGTACCGAATCCTTCGAACACAGAGTTTATTTATCTGGTTGGCTTGGAGCATGTGGttgattttattacgaaagaacCTGCTATACCCCCTCCTCCTGAGCCGTTTGAATGTACACAGTGTAAAACAGACTTTACGCCTGTTTGGAAGTGGGAAAAACCAGTAGGTAGTGGCAAAAAAGAAGGTCCACGTGGACAGCATGCCACGTTCCAACGACCTCCAGCAGGTCGAGATCCTAGAGTCATCTGTGAACATTGTGTTACGTCCAATGTTAAGAAAGCTCTCAAAGCAGAACATACAAATCG ATTAAAGACTGCTTTTGTAAAAGCTCTACAGCAAGAGCAAGAAATCGAACAAAGGCTTGCTCAAGCAGCGTGTCCAAGTCCAGATCCACCAGCTCCAAAAGTAGTCCCGAAAGCGGCTACTCCTACAAGAAGAATAGCGACAcctcctgctcctcctcctcagGTGCCGCCGGCACCTACGCTTACGCCAACACCACCTGCGCCCAAACTGCAGGAACACCCGTTAGTTAAACTGGCTGAAAGTGGAAAGTTTAGCCCTCATCATGCGGCTACTGCAGCTGCTTTACAACAGCAATTGTTAAGAG AACTGGCAAAGAATCCCGTAGCAGGCTTACCGCATCAGCCTCTTCCTGCACACATGATGCCTCCGTTTACTTCGATATTATACCCGTATCAGCTCGCAATGGCACAGGCTACTGGAGGTAAAGGCCTCGTTGAATTGCAACGGCAAGCAGCGGATCTTCAACGTCAGTACCTGCTCGATATGATTCCATCGCAAGCATCACAAGCACAGGGCAACCAAGCTCCACCAAGAGCTCATCCGCATAATTGGAAAACGTAA
- the LOC122630126 gene encoding transcriptional repressor p66-beta-like isoform X4, producing the protein MSTSTRVCGFPVVEGMETMELDGDAVVDLSVSSSGRRNSPSINTNSGDAGVPLDLGVHFSTSSNLESNMPEARNIQNAARGILAPKSGDDRRTRRNLRPRIERSYAESPDEPRINGYLNGNTSDSDEGRITNNISSNTADMPPLLPIKELSSDELAERERTLRKLKEELRSEEMKLVLLKKLRQSQQLKENIAAVPKVPSKLPPPVTVQPTPHGHRTGKAPPPLLRGQPAPSRSSSLHAPPPGMLLPPTTGRSSTSSTGMPPNMVIPQPPHPRSRPPSATPSVPTYHAPADRTERSTKDPTPTPAHQDRSREDNQTPAQRQAAAKLALRKQLEKTLLQIPPPKPPPPEMHFVPNPSNTEFIYLVGLEHVVDFITKEPAIPPPPEPFECTQCKTDFTPVWKWEKPVGSGKKEGPRGQHATFQRPPAGRDPRVICEHCVTSNVKKALKAEHTNRLKTAFVKALQQEQEIEQRLAQAACPSPDPPAPKVVPKAATPTRRIATPPAPPPQVPPAPTLTPTPPAPKLQEHPLVKLAESGKFSPHHAATAAALQQQLLRELAKNPVAGLPHQPLPAHMMPPFTSILYPYQLAMAQATGGKGLVELQRQAADLQRQYLLDMIPSQASQAQGNQAPPRAHPHNWKT; encoded by the exons ATGTCGACGAGCACGCGTGTGTGTGG ATTCCCAGTGGTCGAAGGAATGGAAACCATGGAGTTGGATGGTGATGCTGTAGTTGATCTGAGCGTAAG CAGCAGTGGCAGGAGGAATTCCCCATCTATAAATACTAATTCAGGTGATGCAGGAGTGCCCTTGGATCTTGGAGTTCATTTCTCCACAAGTTCTAATTTAGAAAGTAATATGCCAGAAGCTCGTAACATTCAAAATGCAGCAAGAGGCATATTGGCTCCAAAATCGGGAGACGATCGGAGGACTCGTCGTAATCTTAGACCAAGAATTGAAAGAAGTTACGCGGAGAGTCCTGACGAGCCTAGAATAAATGGATATCTAAATGGAAATACATCGGATAGCGATGAAG GtcgaattacaaataatatttcttcaaacACAGCTGATATGCCACCATTGCTTCCAATCAAAGAACTATCTTCAGATGAATTGGCTGAACGCGAAAGGACATTGAGAAAACTGAAGGAGGAGCTACGATCTGAGGAAATGAAATTGGTACTGCTAAAAAAGCTGAGACAGTCTCAAcaattaaaagagaatattgCGGCAGTTCCCAAAGTTCCCAGCAAATTGCCACCACCAGTAACAGTACAACCAACACCTCATGG GCATAGAACAGGGAAAGCACCACCGCCATTACTGAGAGGGCAACCGGCACcaagtagaagtagtagtctTCACGCGCCACCACCTGGAATGTTATTACCACCTACAACTGGACGTAGTTCTACTTCAAGTACTGGAATGCCTCCTAATATGGTAATACCTCAACCACCGCATCCTCGGAGTAGACCACCTAGTGCAACGCCGAGTGTGCCAACTTATCATGCTCCGGCTGATAGAACTGAACGCTCCACAAAAGATCCTACCCCTACACCAGCGCATCAA GATAGATCCAGAGAGGATAATCAAACTCCCGCACAGCGGCAGGCTGCTGCTAAGTTGGCTTTAAGAAAACAACTGGAGAAAACTCTTTTGCAAATACCACCACCGAAACCTCCACCACCGGAAATGCATTTTGTACCGAATCCTTCGAACACAGAGTTTATTTATCTGGTTGGCTTGGAGCATGTGGttgattttattacgaaagaacCTGCTATACCCCCTCCTCCTGAGCCGTTTGAATGTACACAGTGTAAAACAGACTTTACGCCTGTTTGGAAGTGGGAAAAACCAGTAGGTAGTGGCAAAAAAGAAGGTCCACGTGGACAGCATGCCACGTTCCAACGACCTCCAGCAGGTCGAGATCCTAGAGTCATCTGTGAACATTGTGTTACGTCCAATGTTAAGAAAGCTCTCAAAGCAGAACATACAAATCG ATTAAAGACTGCTTTTGTAAAAGCTCTACAGCAAGAGCAAGAAATCGAACAAAGGCTTGCTCAAGCAGCGTGTCCAAGTCCAGATCCACCAGCTCCAAAAGTAGTCCCGAAAGCGGCTACTCCTACAAGAAGAATAGCGACAcctcctgctcctcctcctcagGTGCCGCCGGCACCTACGCTTACGCCAACACCACCTGCGCCCAAACTGCAGGAACACCCGTTAGTTAAACTGGCTGAAAGTGGAAAGTTTAGCCCTCATCATGCGGCTACTGCAGCTGCTTTACAACAGCAATTGTTAAGAG AACTGGCAAAGAATCCCGTAGCAGGCTTACCGCATCAGCCTCTTCCTGCACACATGATGCCTCCGTTTACTTCGATATTATACCCGTATCAGCTCGCAATGGCACAGGCTACTGGAGGTAAAGGCCTCGTTGAATTGCAACGGCAAGCAGCGGATCTTCAACGTCAGTACCTGCTCGATATGATTCCATCGCAAGCATCACAAGCACAGGGCAACCAAGCTCCACCAAGAGCTCATCCGCATAATTGGAAAACGTAA
- the LOC122630126 gene encoding transcriptional repressor p66-beta-like isoform X1: MSTSTRVCGFPVVEGMETMELDGDAVVDLSVSSSGRRNSPSINTNSGDAGVPLDLGVHFSTSSNLESNMPEARNIQNAARGILAPKSGDDRRTRRNLRPRIERSYAESPDEPRINGYLNGNTSDSDEGRITNNISSNTADMPPLLPIKELSSDELAERERTLRKLKEELRSEEMKLVLLKKLRQSQQLKENIAAVPKVPSKLPPPVTVQPTPHGHRTGKAPPPLLRGQPAPSRSSSLHAPPPGMLLPPTTGRSSTSSTGMPPNMVIPQPPHPRSRPPSATPSVPTYHAPADRTERSTKDPTPTPAHQLLVGSQENKTTASLNTPVISEQDRSREDNQTPAQRQAAAKLALRKQLEKTLLQIPPPKPPPPEMHFVPNPSNTEFIYLVGLEHVVDFITKEPAIPPPPEPFECTQCKTDFTPVWKWEKPVGSGKKEGPRGQHATFQRPPAGRDPRVICEHCVTSNVKKALKAEHTNRLKTAFVKALQQEQEIEQRLAQAACPSPDPPAPKVVPKAATPTRRIATPPAPPPQVPPAPTLTPTPPAPKLQEHPLVKLAESGKFSPHHAATAAALQQQLLRELAKNPVAGLPHQPLPAHMMPPFTSILYPYQLAMAQATGGKGLVELQRQAADLQRQYLLDMIPSQASQAQGNQAPPRAHPHNWKT, encoded by the exons ATGTCGACGAGCACGCGTGTGTGTGG ATTCCCAGTGGTCGAAGGAATGGAAACCATGGAGTTGGATGGTGATGCTGTAGTTGATCTGAGCGTAAG CAGCAGTGGCAGGAGGAATTCCCCATCTATAAATACTAATTCAGGTGATGCAGGAGTGCCCTTGGATCTTGGAGTTCATTTCTCCACAAGTTCTAATTTAGAAAGTAATATGCCAGAAGCTCGTAACATTCAAAATGCAGCAAGAGGCATATTGGCTCCAAAATCGGGAGACGATCGGAGGACTCGTCGTAATCTTAGACCAAGAATTGAAAGAAGTTACGCGGAGAGTCCTGACGAGCCTAGAATAAATGGATATCTAAATGGAAATACATCGGATAGCGATGAAG GtcgaattacaaataatatttcttcaaacACAGCTGATATGCCACCATTGCTTCCAATCAAAGAACTATCTTCAGATGAATTGGCTGAACGCGAAAGGACATTGAGAAAACTGAAGGAGGAGCTACGATCTGAGGAAATGAAATTGGTACTGCTAAAAAAGCTGAGACAGTCTCAAcaattaaaagagaatattgCGGCAGTTCCCAAAGTTCCCAGCAAATTGCCACCACCAGTAACAGTACAACCAACACCTCATGG GCATAGAACAGGGAAAGCACCACCGCCATTACTGAGAGGGCAACCGGCACcaagtagaagtagtagtctTCACGCGCCACCACCTGGAATGTTATTACCACCTACAACTGGACGTAGTTCTACTTCAAGTACTGGAATGCCTCCTAATATGGTAATACCTCAACCACCGCATCCTCGGAGTAGACCACCTAGTGCAACGCCGAGTGTGCCAACTTATCATGCTCCGGCTGATAGAACTGAACGCTCCACAAAAGATCCTACCCCTACACCAGCGCATCAA CTGCTTGTTGGAtctcaagaaaataaaaccaCAGCATCTTTAAATACGCCCGTAATTTCGGAACAG GATAGATCCAGAGAGGATAATCAAACTCCCGCACAGCGGCAGGCTGCTGCTAAGTTGGCTTTAAGAAAACAACTGGAGAAAACTCTTTTGCAAATACCACCACCGAAACCTCCACCACCGGAAATGCATTTTGTACCGAATCCTTCGAACACAGAGTTTATTTATCTGGTTGGCTTGGAGCATGTGGttgattttattacgaaagaacCTGCTATACCCCCTCCTCCTGAGCCGTTTGAATGTACACAGTGTAAAACAGACTTTACGCCTGTTTGGAAGTGGGAAAAACCAGTAGGTAGTGGCAAAAAAGAAGGTCCACGTGGACAGCATGCCACGTTCCAACGACCTCCAGCAGGTCGAGATCCTAGAGTCATCTGTGAACATTGTGTTACGTCCAATGTTAAGAAAGCTCTCAAAGCAGAACATACAAATCG ATTAAAGACTGCTTTTGTAAAAGCTCTACAGCAAGAGCAAGAAATCGAACAAAGGCTTGCTCAAGCAGCGTGTCCAAGTCCAGATCCACCAGCTCCAAAAGTAGTCCCGAAAGCGGCTACTCCTACAAGAAGAATAGCGACAcctcctgctcctcctcctcagGTGCCGCCGGCACCTACGCTTACGCCAACACCACCTGCGCCCAAACTGCAGGAACACCCGTTAGTTAAACTGGCTGAAAGTGGAAAGTTTAGCCCTCATCATGCGGCTACTGCAGCTGCTTTACAACAGCAATTGTTAAGAG AACTGGCAAAGAATCCCGTAGCAGGCTTACCGCATCAGCCTCTTCCTGCACACATGATGCCTCCGTTTACTTCGATATTATACCCGTATCAGCTCGCAATGGCACAGGCTACTGGAGGTAAAGGCCTCGTTGAATTGCAACGGCAAGCAGCGGATCTTCAACGTCAGTACCTGCTCGATATGATTCCATCGCAAGCATCACAAGCACAGGGCAACCAAGCTCCACCAAGAGCTCATCCGCATAATTGGAAAACGTAA
- the LOC122630126 gene encoding transcriptional repressor p66-beta-like isoform X5: MSTSTRVCGFPVVEGMETMELDGDAVVDLSVSSSGRRNSPSINTNSGDAGVPLDLGVHFSTSSNLESNMPEARNIQNAARGILAPKSGDDRRTRRNLRPRIERSYAESPDEPRINGYLNGNTSDSDEADMPPLLPIKELSSDELAERERTLRKLKEELRSEEMKLVLLKKLRQSQQLKENIAAVPKVPSKLPPPVTVQPTPHGHRTGKAPPPLLRGQPAPSRSSSLHAPPPGMLLPPTTGRSSTSSTGMPPNMVIPQPPHPRSRPPSATPSVPTYHAPADRTERSTKDPTPTPAHQLLVGSQENKTTASLNTPVISEQDRSREDNQTPAQRQAAAKLALRKQLEKTLLQIPPPKPPPPEMHFVPNPSNTEFIYLVGLEHVVDFITKEPAIPPPPEPFECTQCKTDFTPVWKWEKPVGSGKKEGPRGQHATFQRPPAGRDPRVICEHCVTSNVKKALKAEHTNRLKTAFVKALQQEQEIEQRLAQAACPSPDPPAPKVVPKAATPTRRIATPPAPPPQVPPAPTLTPTPPAPKLQEHPLVKLAESGKFSPHHAATAAALQQQLLRELAKNPVAGLPHQPLPAHMMPPFTSILYPYQLAMAQATGGKGLVELQRQAADLQRQYLLDMIPSQASQAQGNQAPPRAHPHNWKT, encoded by the exons ATGTCGACGAGCACGCGTGTGTGTGG ATTCCCAGTGGTCGAAGGAATGGAAACCATGGAGTTGGATGGTGATGCTGTAGTTGATCTGAGCGTAAG CAGCAGTGGCAGGAGGAATTCCCCATCTATAAATACTAATTCAGGTGATGCAGGAGTGCCCTTGGATCTTGGAGTTCATTTCTCCACAAGTTCTAATTTAGAAAGTAATATGCCAGAAGCTCGTAACATTCAAAATGCAGCAAGAGGCATATTGGCTCCAAAATCGGGAGACGATCGGAGGACTCGTCGTAATCTTAGACCAAGAATTGAAAGAAGTTACGCGGAGAGTCCTGACGAGCCTAGAATAAATGGATATCTAAATGGAAATACATCGGATAGCGATGAAG CTGATATGCCACCATTGCTTCCAATCAAAGAACTATCTTCAGATGAATTGGCTGAACGCGAAAGGACATTGAGAAAACTGAAGGAGGAGCTACGATCTGAGGAAATGAAATTGGTACTGCTAAAAAAGCTGAGACAGTCTCAAcaattaaaagagaatattgCGGCAGTTCCCAAAGTTCCCAGCAAATTGCCACCACCAGTAACAGTACAACCAACACCTCATGG GCATAGAACAGGGAAAGCACCACCGCCATTACTGAGAGGGCAACCGGCACcaagtagaagtagtagtctTCACGCGCCACCACCTGGAATGTTATTACCACCTACAACTGGACGTAGTTCTACTTCAAGTACTGGAATGCCTCCTAATATGGTAATACCTCAACCACCGCATCCTCGGAGTAGACCACCTAGTGCAACGCCGAGTGTGCCAACTTATCATGCTCCGGCTGATAGAACTGAACGCTCCACAAAAGATCCTACCCCTACACCAGCGCATCAA CTGCTTGTTGGAtctcaagaaaataaaaccaCAGCATCTTTAAATACGCCCGTAATTTCGGAACAG GATAGATCCAGAGAGGATAATCAAACTCCCGCACAGCGGCAGGCTGCTGCTAAGTTGGCTTTAAGAAAACAACTGGAGAAAACTCTTTTGCAAATACCACCACCGAAACCTCCACCACCGGAAATGCATTTTGTACCGAATCCTTCGAACACAGAGTTTATTTATCTGGTTGGCTTGGAGCATGTGGttgattttattacgaaagaacCTGCTATACCCCCTCCTCCTGAGCCGTTTGAATGTACACAGTGTAAAACAGACTTTACGCCTGTTTGGAAGTGGGAAAAACCAGTAGGTAGTGGCAAAAAAGAAGGTCCACGTGGACAGCATGCCACGTTCCAACGACCTCCAGCAGGTCGAGATCCTAGAGTCATCTGTGAACATTGTGTTACGTCCAATGTTAAGAAAGCTCTCAAAGCAGAACATACAAATCG ATTAAAGACTGCTTTTGTAAAAGCTCTACAGCAAGAGCAAGAAATCGAACAAAGGCTTGCTCAAGCAGCGTGTCCAAGTCCAGATCCACCAGCTCCAAAAGTAGTCCCGAAAGCGGCTACTCCTACAAGAAGAATAGCGACAcctcctgctcctcctcctcagGTGCCGCCGGCACCTACGCTTACGCCAACACCACCTGCGCCCAAACTGCAGGAACACCCGTTAGTTAAACTGGCTGAAAGTGGAAAGTTTAGCCCTCATCATGCGGCTACTGCAGCTGCTTTACAACAGCAATTGTTAAGAG AACTGGCAAAGAATCCCGTAGCAGGCTTACCGCATCAGCCTCTTCCTGCACACATGATGCCTCCGTTTACTTCGATATTATACCCGTATCAGCTCGCAATGGCACAGGCTACTGGAGGTAAAGGCCTCGTTGAATTGCAACGGCAAGCAGCGGATCTTCAACGTCAGTACCTGCTCGATATGATTCCATCGCAAGCATCACAAGCACAGGGCAACCAAGCTCCACCAAGAGCTCATCCGCATAATTGGAAAACGTAA